The genome window AAACCGTTGTTTCTTCGGTTCTTGTTGCCGAACTTGTTCTTTCCAATTATTCCTCGATAACATAATACACCCTCCTAATATTATTTATTCTACGCCCTCAATATAATACAACTCCTTGAAACTTTCAAACTTATTTTATTTCTTAAGCTAATTCACCAAGAAATTATAGAATAAAGTAAACATATCAATAATTTCTAATTTCACATTCTAATAATATATGAGACAATTCTGCTCAAAGAATGGCGACTTTGTTACAACACATAATCTAATATGTAAAATGGTCCGCAAGTTCATCGAACTTTTTCAAAGCACTTTTAAAAGATGATTTTAATTATTAATCTATTAAAAAAAGCCATCACAAATAGTGATGACTAACTGTATTTCGAAAACAATAATTTTATACAACAATTCATACAACATTTAAATATAACTTAACGAGTTTATTTGAATCTCGGAAAATTACAAATGCTGATATATCAACGATTTGTAGCTAATTGAGTTTCAACATACCCCTACTATGGAGATGACGGGAGTCGAACCCGTGTCCAAGCATATCGCCATTTCAACCTCTACGTTCGTATCTCAACTATTTAAGATTCACTAGCCAAAACGCCGTTGATCAGGGCCACCATGACTAGCCAGCTTGATTAATCTCTTCTCACTGCTTCAAACGGGAACAGGGAGCGTAGTCCACTAAGATATGAAACCTACATTCGCATCATGGACGAACCCGAAGTAGATTTACGCGTGCTACTTGTTAGGCAGCAACTGCGTAAGAGTTTGAATTATTGTTTGCAGTTATAATTTAAAACTGAGCGTTTTTACGAAGACGCAACCTTCGAAACGCAGTTGAAACTCGACCTATACCTGTCGAATCCAAAAAACATCCCCAGCACGTTATGTATCATAACATACTCGGCCACCCCGTGCATCAATTTTGCCCTGAATATCACTAAAGAGGCTGGAAAATAACTCAATCTCTTTAATATTTTAAAGTTAGTAATGCCTCAGCCCAGTAGCTGGCTGGCAGTTCAAGCGCTGATAAATCAGCGTTTGACCAACCCCAAATAGGCTAGTTTCGCACCGTAGCCATCCTTGCGGAGGTTCGAAGACAAACGCTCCAAATCAGCTTGCTAGCCGATTTGGGGCGTTTTTTCTCACTCTCTTATCACTTCAAAATTTACCGAAATGCTCGTCGGCCGTTTACCACCAACCGTTAGCCATCCAGTGAGCCTGGGCGGCCTGCCAGGAGCCGTAACGGTTTTGCATATACTGTTGGGCGACTTCTTCTTGGTGCTGCGGCGAGAGATCGCCACCGAGGTAAGCCAGGTCTAATTGGTAACGACCATAGTGAACCCCGTTTTGCGCGGTATAGCTGCCACCAGATTCCCGCTGGGCGATCCATTCCTTGGCAGCCTGTTCACTGCTGCTGAGGTTAGCGGACTGGCTCGTCTTCTGTGCCTTGTCCTTGTCTTCATTGCTGTTTTGGCTAGTAGCATTCTGATCGTTATCATTCAACGGCGCAATCTCACCGTTGCCCTTAATCAGGAGCTTTTGGCCGACGTGCAGCTGGTTAATATCGCTAAGGTTGTTGTCCTTAGCAATCTCATTAATTAAGCTGTTGTCCTTGGCGAATTTGTAAGAAATACTTGAAAGGGTATCACCACTTTGAACGGTGTAAACCATGTCGGCGTTAGCGACCACAGCAGTCGTGCTAACTCCTAATGCAACCACCCCAAGAGTAGTAAAGACTTTAACTAAGTTTTTCTTAGTATTCATAATGTAAAACAACCATCCTTTATTAATCTGATTATTCGTTCAACGCTCTCTATACTACACGGCGAACTTTACCATCTTGTAACAGCTTCTTTTCTCTTTCCCCTTTTTCGGCATGAACTTGTTAATCTACTGTAATCTTATGTTCGACCCGCTTATCGGCAGCCAGCACCCCTTACTGCCCGTTAGGATTGCGTCCTTTGCAAGTGTGCTAACTACTGAACAAAGCCCCATAAAAAAAGCGAATTTACAAGGAATTCTTAATAAATTCCCGTAAATTCGTTTCTTTTACGCCTGCTAAACTGGCTTTTTATTACAATTGTGTTGCAAAATACCGCTCACAATACTTGGCAACTCCGTCATTATTGTTGCTATCGGTAATTGCCGTTGCGGCCTCTTTTACCTGGGGCAGGCCGTTTTCCATGACGATTCCCTGGGCCGCCGCCCGAATCATTTCCAGATCATTGTCCGCGTCCCCGAAGCTCATCAGGTTGCTGAAGTCCTCACCAAAGTGACTCAGCAGGGCCTTGAGCCCCACCGCCTTATTAACGCCCAGTGGCAGGAACTCCATAATCATCGGCTGCGATTGCACCGCATGGTATTTCTGCTTCAGGCTGGCCGGCAGGTGCTTGATGATTGGTGCCAACTCCTCTGGCGTGATTGCCATTACGGCCTTGCTGTATACCTTTTCCGGCAGGTGACGGCTGGCGATACTTTCAAACTTGATGTTCTTTAGGACCGTCCGGTAAATCGAACCGGGAAAATCATTCAGCTCATATACCCGGTCGAAATCCAAAACATTCAGCGGGATTTCGTTTGTTTCCACGAAGCCCAGCAACGGCTGGAGATCCTGCTTCGCCATTCCCCGCTCAAACAGGTGCTCCTTTGTAAGGTTGTTGATTACCAGGCCACCATTAAAGGTAATCGTATAATCCTCTGCCGCAGTCAGCCCGAGCTGCTCAATATAGGGCCAGATGGCGTTAATCGGCCGCCCGGTACACAATACAACGCGGATCCCCTGTTCATGCAGCTTCTTGAGCACTGCCTCATTTCGTGCTGAAATCTCCTTCCGGCTGTTCAGAAGGGTGTTATCCAAGTCCAAGGCAATCATCTTAATCATTTGCTCGTTGCTCCTTACCTTCATCCAATTCCCCTTGTACGATCTGCTTGTTAAATTCAGCTAGAAGGTCCAACAGTTGCTTGCCGCGGTCACTGCCAAACACACTGACCCACCTGCTGAACCGTTGCTGGACCTTTGTGCTGATTCTCTCTTCAACCTGTTTACCCAGCGGCGTGGCCGTCAAAGACTGCCGCCGCCGGTCACGCGGGTCGGGCTTTTGGCGCACATACTCATTCGCCATCAAAACCCGTAGTTGGCGCGAAACTGCGCTCCTGGTCACCTGGCGCTGTTCGGCAATCTCCATCAGCTTAATCCCCGGCTGTTTGCTAATCGTCCGTAAAATCATGTACTGCTCAAACGACAATGAGTACTCAGCAGACGGTTGAGAAATAAAGTTGCCGAGGCCCTTCAACCCGGTCAGGTAAACATCTACCGCCTGGTCCAATAACTGGTCGTCATCTACCAATTAAGCCACCCCTATTTATTATTCAAAATCGCTTTGGCAATCATCCGGGTATAGTGGACGTTCCCCTGTTCATCCATGTGAACATTGTCGGCGGCAAACCAGTCAGCGTGGTTATTGCTCTCCTGGTACCAATCGATGACGTGAACGTTCTTATGCTGCTTAGCGGCCGCTTTAATCTGCCGGTTAACGGTTTGCTGCCACGGCCGTGTTGGGACATGGGCAGTAATCCAGAAGACCTGGTGGTCAGAACCAATCCCCGACAGGATTTGGTTAACTGTCTCCTTGGTCATCGCGCCGTTAGTTCCCAGGTTGAGAACCACGATTTTGTTAAGGTGGCCCTGGGCTTTGAGCTGGTCAATCACAGCTGGCGTATCAGCTCCCTGCCGGCCGACCTGGGCGTCAACGTATGCTTGCGGCATCAGCTTCTGAATGCTGCTAGCGGCATCCGCCATCACCGAGTCTCCAACTGCCGTAATCTTAACGTTCTGCAGTTTTTTGACCTGGTCACTGGTCAGGTTATATTCCTTCTCCAGCTTCGTTGGTTGGGCCGTGGAGGCCTTCTTGCCCTCCGCAATCTGCTTGTTGTTTTGCGCCGCCAGCTGGTGGTTGCGTTCAATCCGCTCTTGAACCACGTTCTTTGCTGGCTGGTGATCCGGCTGACTAAAGCCGAACAGCGCAATTCCGAGTGTCAAAATACTAAATGCCAATTTGATTCCTCCTTGCCAAGTGACGGACCGTAAATTCCGCAAATCCTGGCGGACATTTGTCCAATCATAGTGGGCTAACGGCCGTTCCAGCAGCTGGTAAGACAGCTCGCTGATAATGGCAATAATCAGCAGTTCGATCACCGCGTTAATCAGCGGGTGCAAACCCACGTGGACCCACCGCTCATAGAAAATCATTACCGGGTACTGGTAGACGTAAATCCCATAGGACCGTTTGCCGACCCAGGAAAAGAACCGGTTCGTCAGCCAGCCATTCAGTGAAGCGCCCGGATGTAAAATCATTGCCACGAGAACCATCCCAACGATACTGTAAAAGAACATCCCTCCGCGGTAGGTGGCCGGGTTCTGGCCGTTCAGCGTGAAGAAGCCAATCACCGTAAGGACAATTGCGGCAATCCCGATTCCATTGAGTTTTTCCACATCCGAGCGGATCAGGTTGCGCGGCAGCTTATCCAGCGGCCACGTCAAGCCGAGCCAGGCCCCCAACAATAGGGAAAAGGCCCGCGTATCCGTCCCGTAGTACACCCGGTTAATGTTTTGCGGGTCATAGAGGATCGCCATTTCGACCGCTGATAAAATTGCCAAGAGCAGGACCAGCCACTTGACTGTCCGCCGCTTGAGCAGGTGCAGCATCCACACGAGAATAATTGGCCACAGCAGGTAAAACTGGGCCTCCACGCCGAGGGTCCAGAGGTGGGTAAATGGTGACGCGCCCCCAAACTGGTCAAAGTAGGACTGACCATTCTTAATTTCCCACCAGTTATAAACCCAAAGCAAGTTGGTAATGACCGTCGCCTTGATATGGTGCAGCAGGGGACGGGCAAACAAAGTGATATACGCCGTGGTCAGTACCAGCATCGCAATCATTACCGGATACAGGCGCTTAAACCGCCGCTTGTAAAAACTTCGAATATCGAAGGACCCGTCACGATCAAAGTGCTTCGTGACTTGATATGTAACAAAATAACCCGAAACCAATAGAAAAAGAGGAACCCCCAGATAGCCCCCCTGAAGTACATTCGGTAATAGGTGGTAGATAATTACCCCTAGTACCGCTAAAGTACGCAGGCCATCAATACCTGTAATATATTGACTGCGCCTCCGCATCGCTGCTCTCATCTTCCACAAACCTCCACTTTTCTCTTACTCCTCATAAAATTATACTGGCTTACCCAGCGACTGTATAGCCTTTTTTCCGATTAAAAACGGCGAATGAAGTAGAATGAGCTAACCCGGTTCATTGTTTCCCCGCTAGCTATCTCCTGCGCTGCTGTATTTTTTTAAAAACAGTAAGGGGCTGTGACATAAGTCCTATTACTTTAATAAAAAATGAACAGCGCAGTACACAAATGGGCTCCAGTGCTCGGCAAAGCCGAACTCTGAAACCCTCTTTGTGCTTTCTAAAGACTAGCTGCGCGTCGACGGGGGCATGAAGACGAAGTCATAAATGACTTCTGTCACGCTCCCCACCACTTCATCTCCGTTGAGCCTGTAAACCTAACCGCAGGCTGAACACAAGTACTGAAAGCCATCAGCGGTTCTCTGGTCGCTGGTTAATGATTTCCTAGCCGACGTGGTTTTCCTTGAGAATATCTTCCACGACCTGGTCCATTTCTGGAGTTCGCTTCCACTCCTCCCAGTGGTCCATCGACTCATCCTGCATCTGGTAGTGGCTATTGACATAGTCCTCATACTTAATCACGTTCCGGGAATGGGGAATATTAAGCTGGAGGATTCGAACCTGCTTAATAAAGCCCCGTTCGGCCGCCAGTTCGGCCCGGCCATTATGAACCATGTTGCCGATCTCATAGTAGCTCGTCCCATCATTGCGAGTAATTTCTTCAATCAGTGTTAATACTTGCTGTTGTTTTTCCAAGACGTCCTTCTCCCTTCTCTTAACCATTATAGGGACTTTAAAACGAAAAATCACCGTCAAAATGACGGTGATTGGCATAAGAGAGAAAGAGAATTGATTAGAAGGTAAATACTTAATACCTTGCAACTATTATGATAGCGGTTACACGGTAATAAGTCAACAGTAAATCCTAAAAATGTCAATTTAAGAACCGTTTTTAAACCAATAAAGAGCCGGAGAGCGCTGTCAAACAGCACCTTCACCGACTCTCTTAAGTTTTTATTGAACAGTAACGGACTTGGCAAGGTTCCGGGGCTTATCTACGTCCAGTCCCTTCCCCAGGCTAGTGTAGTAAGCCAGCAACTGCGCCGGGATGACGCTCAGCAACGGCGTCAGCACCTCATCAACATCCGGCAGGACGATGGTGTCATCTTCCTGGGCCAGGTGGCGAACAACGATCGTAATCGTGCTTGCACCCCGCGCCTTGGTTTCATCCAGGTTGCTCCGGGTCAAGCCCGCGGTCCGGTCCTGGGTAATAATCCCGATTACCGGAGTCTGGTCTTCAATCAAGGCAATCGTCCCGTGCTTGAGCTCACCGGAAGCAAAACCTTCTGCCTGAACGTAGGAAATTTCCTTGAGCTTGAGGGCAGCTTCCAGGGAAACGGTCCAGTCAATTCCCCGGCCAATGTAGAAGGCATTCCGTGGCTTTGACAGGTAGCGGGCCGCCACCTCTTCCAGCGTCTTCTTGCTATCGGTAATGGATTGCATCCCGTTAGCAACTAAGCCCAGCTGGTGCTTAACATCAAAGTCCTTCGCCGCCTGCTTAGCAAGGTATTCACCAAGGGCCTTGGCGAGGATGGCTTCCACGGCGATTTGTGCCGTGTAGGCCTTAGTAGAAGCCACCGCAATCTCAGGACCAGCGTAGAGCAGTTCCGTAAAGGTCGCCTCCCGGGAGAGGGTTGACTTATCCACATTCGTAATGGTCAGGCTCGGCCAGTTATTCTTATTGACGTTTACCAAGACCTGACGGCTATCCGCGGTTTCCCCACTTTGGCTGAGGAAGATGAAGAACGGCTTCTTTGACAGCAGCGGCTGTTCGTAGGCAAATTCAGATGAGATATGAACGGTCGTTGGGACCCCGCAGAGACGTTCAAAAATCCGGGCGCCAACTAAACCAGCGTGGTAGCTGGTTCCAGCACCAATGATGTAGAGGTGGTCCGCCTCCGCCATTGCCTTCAGCAACTCCGTGTCGATGTGAGGCTGGTCATCATCGCCAAAGTATTCCTGAACCAGCTTCCGCATTACGGCAGGCTGTTCATCAATTTCCTTCAGCATGTAGTATGGGTAAGTCCCCTTATCAGCCGCGTTTTCATCCATGTCCACGGTGAAGGTATCCCGCTGCTTTTCGTTCCCGGAGAAGTCCTTGATGGTAACATGATCCGGCTTAACAATCACTAGCTCGTGGTCTTCAATTTCCAT of Limosilactobacillus oris contains these proteins:
- a CDS encoding acyltransferase family protein: MRAAMRRRSQYITGIDGLRTLAVLGVIIYHLLPNVLQGGYLGVPLFLLVSGYFVTYQVTKHFDRDGSFDIRSFYKRRFKRLYPVMIAMLVLTTAYITLFARPLLHHIKATVITNLLWVYNWWEIKNGQSYFDQFGGASPFTHLWTLGVEAQFYLLWPIILVWMLHLLKRRTVKWLVLLLAILSAVEMAILYDPQNINRVYYGTDTRAFSLLLGAWLGLTWPLDKLPRNLIRSDVEKLNGIGIAAIVLTVIGFFTLNGQNPATYRGGMFFYSIVGMVLVAMILHPGASLNGWLTNRFFSWVGKRSYGIYVYQYPVMIFYERWVHVGLHPLINAVIELLIIAIISELSYQLLERPLAHYDWTNVRQDLRNLRSVTWQGGIKLAFSILTLGIALFGFSQPDHQPAKNVVQERIERNHQLAAQNNKQIAEGKKASTAQPTKLEKEYNLTSDQVKKLQNVKITAVGDSVMADAASSIQKLMPQAYVDAQVGRQGADTPAVIDQLKAQGHLNKIVVLNLGTNGAMTKETVNQILSGIGSDHQVFWITAHVPTRPWQQTVNRQIKAAAKQHKNVHVIDWYQESNNHADWFAADNVHMDEQGNVHYTRMIAKAILNNK
- the glmS gene encoding glutamine--fructose-6-phosphate transaminase (isomerizing), with the translated sequence MCGIVGVTGTDNSLSILIEGLKRLEYRGYDSAGVYVNDQNGHDYLVKRPGRISNLEAALTDDVHGLAGIGHTRWATHGEPNEANAHPQYSQDDRFYLVHNGVIENYAQLKKEYLADVHFASQTDTEVVVQLVDKFVVQDQMTTEAALLKVLRLISDDSSYAFVLMDREQPDTLYVAKNKSPLLVGLADGYNMVGSDAMSMIKQTNRFMEIEDHELVIVKPDHVTIKDFSGNEKQRDTFTVDMDENAADKGTYPYYMLKEIDEQPAVMRKLVQEYFGDDDQPHIDTELLKAMAEADHLYIIGAGTSYHAGLVGARIFERLCGVPTTVHISSEFAYEQPLLSKKPFFIFLSQSGETADSRQVLVNVNKNNWPSLTITNVDKSTLSREATFTELLYAGPEIAVASTKAYTAQIAVEAILAKALGEYLAKQAAKDFDVKHQLGLVANGMQSITDSKKTLEEVAARYLSKPRNAFYIGRGIDWTVSLEAALKLKEISYVQAEGFASGELKHGTIALIEDQTPVIGIITQDRTAGLTRSNLDETKARGASTITIVVRHLAQEDDTIVLPDVDEVLTPLLSVIPAQLLAYYTSLGKGLDVDKPRNLAKSVTVQ
- a CDS encoding MarR family winged helix-turn-helix transcriptional regulator, with amino-acid sequence MVDDDQLLDQAVDVYLTGLKGLGNFISQPSAEYSLSFEQYMILRTISKQPGIKLMEIAEQRQVTRSAVSRQLRVLMANEYVRQKPDPRDRRRQSLTATPLGKQVEERISTKVQQRFSRWVSVFGSDRGKQLLDLLAEFNKQIVQGELDEGKEQRAND
- a CDS encoding Cof-type HAD-IIB family hydrolase; amino-acid sequence: MIKMIALDLDNTLLNSRKEISARNEAVLKKLHEQGIRVVLCTGRPINAIWPYIEQLGLTAAEDYTITFNGGLVINNLTKEHLFERGMAKQDLQPLLGFVETNEIPLNVLDFDRVYELNDFPGSIYRTVLKNIKFESIASRHLPEKVYSKAVMAITPEELAPIIKHLPASLKQKYHAVQSQPMIMEFLPLGVNKAVGLKALLSHFGEDFSNLMSFGDADNDLEMIRAAAQGIVMENGLPQVKEAATAITDSNNNDGVAKYCERYFATQL
- a CDS encoding LysM peptidoglycan-binding domain-containing protein — translated: MNTKKNLVKVFTTLGVVALGVSTTAVVANADMVYTVQSGDTLSSISYKFAKDNSLINEIAKDNNLSDINQLHVGQKLLIKGNGEIAPLNDNDQNATSQNSNEDKDKAQKTSQSANLSSSEQAAKEWIAQRESGGSYTAQNGVHYGRYQLDLAYLGGDLSPQHQEEVAQQYMQNRYGSWQAAQAHWMANGWW